From Arthrobacter sp. FW306-2-2C-D06B, a single genomic window includes:
- a CDS encoding flagellar FliJ family protein, with product MNRQFSLAGLLRLRQTQQDAAASGLARANSRSASLRSRRATAREELAESAGVAGSSASLLAIAASRASAQSMLAELDALAASAEAEAAEARAEYTEAKRRAVGLEKLETRHGAAFEAFALHAEQSVLDEIASSAWHRKATS from the coding sequence GTGAACCGTCAATTCTCCCTGGCCGGGCTGTTGCGCCTGCGCCAGACACAGCAGGATGCCGCTGCCAGCGGACTGGCGCGCGCCAACTCCCGGAGCGCATCGTTGCGATCCCGCCGGGCGACGGCCCGCGAGGAGCTGGCCGAGTCTGCCGGAGTTGCTGGAAGCTCCGCATCGCTCTTGGCTATCGCGGCCTCCCGCGCGTCCGCGCAAAGCATGTTGGCCGAGCTTGACGCATTGGCCGCCAGCGCGGAGGCCGAGGCCGCAGAGGCCCGCGCGGAATACACCGAAGCCAAGCGTCGCGCCGTAGGACTCGAGAAGCTCGAAACCCGCCATGGAGCGGCCTTCGAGGCTTTCGCGCTGCACGCCGAACAAAGCGTGCTGGACGAGATCGCGTCCTCCGCGTGGCACCGGAAGGCTACCTCATGA
- a CDS encoding C40 family peptidase encodes MSMTEAIGRIQGIESMLQQLSEGVRPQATATGTTEPTAGTATSTDPASFAQALSSAVGGSTTPDVSQLASSLGLGGTAALSAIAGLTGTAGALPGAGTGTATGAVTGDAVVADAKKYVGVPYVWGGTNPAVGMDCSGFVQRVFKDLGVDLPRVVSDQMRQGTPVASLAQAKPGDLLVSFGGEHISIYLGNGKAIDAPVPGQTIQVRDAWEQQSNLTAIRRIVPAGGS; translated from the coding sequence ATGAGCATGACCGAGGCGATTGGGCGCATCCAGGGCATCGAGTCGATGTTGCAGCAACTAAGCGAGGGGGTCCGTCCGCAGGCCACCGCCACCGGGACAACGGAACCTACCGCGGGCACGGCCACTTCCACGGACCCGGCATCCTTCGCGCAGGCGCTGAGCTCCGCCGTCGGGGGCTCGACGACGCCGGACGTGAGCCAGCTCGCTTCATCTCTGGGACTCGGCGGCACCGCCGCGCTGTCCGCCATTGCGGGCCTTACCGGTACAGCGGGCGCGCTTCCGGGTGCCGGTACGGGCACGGCCACCGGAGCTGTCACGGGCGATGCCGTGGTGGCCGACGCCAAGAAATACGTGGGCGTGCCCTACGTCTGGGGCGGCACAAACCCGGCAGTGGGTATGGATTGCTCCGGCTTCGTGCAGCGCGTGTTCAAGGATCTCGGTGTCGACCTGCCGCGCGTCGTCAGCGACCAGATGCGGCAAGGCACCCCCGTGGCATCCTTGGCCCAGGCCAAGCCTGGCGATCTGCTGGTCAGTTTCGGCGGCGAACACATCTCGATCTACCTCGGCAACGGCAAAGCGATCGACGCACCCGTTCCCGGCCAGACCATCCAGGTCCGAGATGCGTGGGAACAGCAGTCGAATCTGACCGCCATCCGCCGCATCGTCCCCGCGGGAGGCTCGTGA
- a CDS encoding flagellar hook-length control protein FliK, with translation MQLPPSGAASPRPAAPGSAPVPQSGAAAGFEAVMNGVLGSDAKTSDSKTSHGTAQQVPDGGAQGKPATDSPGTVARAATPEGSKVAKDTADAAGSLGEPGSPGSPGAVDVAALAGAAAVAGLAAAGVAVGTAASQASGPGIAVPVNEGGVVGSAPAKTIAAISETASLVVGMPAGSTHATPAGSGVGDAVPAALPLGSLGQSPTQSGPIPASPLPNSSPPTSPQPASALPASPVPAALPASPVPAALPGNLPASPLPVGLEPAVNVTAAQQRESRTAVVLPTGKPATQQEPRVPGQDTPAAAAPGLPEVVQAGIPVLVPPASPLQQAPPTAAPGMATPTPQADPAKLLPQLSGPLFSLASAAPGAHVMTLKLSPENLGPLTVRAHIEGAGVRIELFAPGDAGREAVRSILPELRRGLGESGFGASLDLSEHNAPADAGAGGSDPRDRRPAESPAFPRGSDGEVVRLARTAVVLPRSITSSLDILV, from the coding sequence ATGCAGTTGCCCCCCTCTGGTGCGGCCTCTCCGCGTCCGGCCGCTCCCGGGTCTGCGCCTGTGCCGCAGTCCGGCGCCGCCGCCGGTTTTGAGGCCGTGATGAACGGCGTGCTGGGGTCCGACGCGAAGACCTCCGACTCGAAGACCTCCCACGGGACCGCACAGCAAGTGCCCGACGGCGGCGCGCAGGGAAAGCCTGCTACCGACAGTCCCGGAACGGTCGCCCGAGCCGCCACACCAGAAGGCTCGAAGGTCGCCAAGGACACGGCTGATGCGGCTGGCTCGCTTGGTGAGCCAGGTTCGCCGGGTTCGCCTGGTGCGGTTGATGTGGCTGCTCTTGCTGGTGCAGCCGCTGTTGCGGGACTTGCGGCCGCCGGAGTAGCAGTCGGAACCGCTGCTTCGCAGGCGAGCGGGCCGGGCATCGCTGTGCCGGTCAACGAGGGTGGCGTTGTCGGTTCGGCCCCGGCCAAAACGATTGCAGCCATCTCGGAAACAGCCAGTCTCGTCGTTGGGATGCCTGCGGGCAGCACCCACGCGACGCCGGCAGGATCGGGGGTAGGCGATGCTGTGCCGGCAGCTCTGCCACTCGGCAGCCTTGGTCAAAGTCCAACCCAATCTGGTCCGATCCCGGCCAGCCCGCTTCCCAATAGCTCACCTCCCACTAGCCCGCAGCCGGCCTCCGCCCTGCCAGCGAGCCCAGTGCCCGCCGCCCTGCCAGCCAGCCCAGTGCCCGCCGCCCTGCCAGGCAACCTGCCCGCCAGCCCACTGCCCGTTGGCCTCGAACCAGCGGTCAACGTGACCGCAGCGCAGCAACGCGAGTCCCGCACCGCCGTCGTCCTTCCCACCGGGAAACCTGCGACGCAGCAGGAGCCACGCGTCCCTGGGCAGGACACCCCCGCAGCCGCGGCACCCGGGCTTCCCGAGGTGGTTCAGGCCGGAATTCCGGTGCTGGTGCCGCCTGCGTCGCCACTCCAGCAAGCCCCTCCGACAGCCGCTCCAGGCATGGCAACGCCCACACCCCAGGCAGACCCGGCGAAACTGCTGCCCCAACTGTCCGGGCCGCTGTTCTCCCTAGCATCGGCAGCCCCCGGCGCGCACGTGATGACCTTGAAGCTGTCCCCGGAAAACCTCGGTCCGCTGACTGTCCGTGCCCATATCGAGGGCGCCGGGGTGCGGATCGAACTGTTCGCCCCTGGAGATGCCGGCCGTGAAGCAGTGCGCAGCATCCTGCCGGAACTGCGGCGCGGACTCGGCGAATCAGGGTTCGGCGCCAGCCTCGACCTGTCCGAACACAACGCCCCCGCGGATGCCGGTGCGGGCGGTTCAGACCCCCGGGACCGTCGCCCGGCCGAAAGCCCTGCTTTCCCGCGGGGCAGCGACGGCGAAGTGGTTCGCCTGGCGCGGACCGCCGTCGTCCTTCCCCGAAGCATTACCAGCAGCCTGGACATTCTCGTCTGA
- a CDS encoding flagellar hook assembly protein FlgD → MTIQAIAASSGVHPGTTAGVTAPKPAQTMDSSMFMSLLVTQLKNQDPSAPMDTNQMMSQTVQLSMMEKMTELTTDAKESFSLQMRSAAAQIIGHNVSYALADGTKGSGVASSVSFAAGTPTVAVGGVNVPLDSISGMTAATSPTA, encoded by the coding sequence GTGACCATCCAAGCCATCGCGGCAAGCAGCGGAGTCCACCCCGGAACCACGGCGGGAGTCACCGCGCCCAAGCCCGCGCAGACCATGGACTCGAGCATGTTCATGTCGCTCCTCGTCACGCAACTGAAAAACCAGGATCCGAGTGCCCCCATGGACACCAACCAGATGATGAGCCAGACCGTCCAGCTATCCATGATGGAGAAAATGACGGAGCTCACCACCGACGCCAAAGAGAGCTTTTCACTCCAGATGCGCAGCGCGGCGGCACAAATCATCGGCCACAACGTCAGCTACGCGCTCGCGGACGGGACAAAGGGATCGGGCGTCGCGAGCTCGGTTTCCTTTGCGGCCGGAACCCCCACTGTGGCAGTCGGAGGAGTCAACGTTCCGCTCGATTCCATCAGCGGGATGACGGCCGCTACTTCGCCCACCGCCTGA
- a CDS encoding flagellar hook protein FlgE: MLRSLYSGISGLRAHQAMLDVTGNNIANVNTAGFKASSTQFQDTLSQMTQGAGAPQAETGGTNPAQIGLGVRVAGVSTNFSQGSSQNTGRATDMMISGDGFFITSKAGQQLYTRAGAFDMDAAGRLVSPDGGILQGWSAANGAVNLGGPVGPIALSPNTTSAAVATTKASLDGNLPSDAAVGTSVERQVKVYNADGASRSLTLTFSRAAGGWDVAGADANGATGNSTLTFTNGALTSAGAMTVGGITVDMSTVTGFAAMSTLTVGSQNGSEAGKLESFTLGGDGSLIGSFSNGSKQVLARVALARFTNAGGLEKSGSSTYVATANSGTAQLGAPGDAGLGTLTAGALEMSNVDLSQEFTNLIVAQRGFQANARIITTSDEVLQELTNLKH, from the coding sequence ATGCTTCGTTCGCTGTACTCCGGAATCTCCGGCCTCCGTGCCCACCAGGCCATGCTGGACGTCACGGGAAACAACATCGCCAACGTGAACACGGCCGGCTTCAAGGCTTCCTCCACCCAGTTCCAGGACACGCTCTCGCAGATGACCCAGGGCGCCGGCGCTCCGCAGGCCGAAACCGGTGGCACCAATCCCGCCCAAATCGGCCTTGGCGTTCGCGTGGCGGGAGTCAGCACCAACTTCAGCCAAGGTTCATCGCAGAACACCGGGCGGGCCACTGACATGATGATCTCCGGCGACGGGTTCTTCATCACCAGCAAGGCCGGCCAGCAGCTCTACACCCGCGCCGGCGCCTTCGACATGGACGCAGCCGGCCGCCTCGTGAGCCCCGACGGCGGCATCCTGCAGGGCTGGTCCGCCGCCAACGGTGCGGTGAACCTGGGAGGTCCCGTCGGACCGATCGCCCTCTCGCCCAACACGACGTCGGCCGCCGTCGCCACCACCAAGGCCTCGTTGGACGGCAACCTCCCGTCCGACGCGGCCGTCGGGACGAGCGTCGAGCGCCAGGTCAAGGTCTACAACGCCGACGGCGCCTCCCGCAGCCTGACCCTGACGTTCAGCCGCGCTGCGGGCGGCTGGGATGTGGCCGGGGCAGACGCCAACGGCGCCACAGGCAATTCGACGCTCACGTTCACGAACGGTGCGCTGACCTCGGCCGGTGCCATGACCGTCGGCGGTATCACGGTGGACATGTCCACTGTTACCGGCTTCGCCGCCATGAGCACACTGACGGTCGGCAGCCAGAACGGATCCGAGGCAGGCAAACTGGAGTCCTTCACCCTCGGCGGCGACGGCTCACTCATCGGCTCGTTCAGCAACGGCAGCAAACAGGTTCTGGCACGCGTGGCCCTTGCCCGCTTCACCAACGCCGGCGGCCTCGAGAAATCTGGTAGCTCGACATACGTGGCCACCGCGAACTCCGGCACGGCCCAGTTGGGAGCACCCGGCGACGCCGGACTCGGCACCCTGACCGCCGGAGCCCTCGAGATGTCCAACGTGGACCTCTCCCAGGAATTCACCAACCTCATCGTGGCCCAGCGAGGATTCCAGGCCAACGCCCGCATCATCACGACGTCGGATGAGGTCCTGCAGGAGCTGACGAACCTGAAGCACTAG
- a CDS encoding S53 family peptidase encodes MKKILSVSGAFLLLLSAFSATAPAAVAQPSPSANWHAEKVCADVPAGNASCFALKYVDDSTAPAKALPQGGQAKPASSTPPATGKTPADIQSAYNIAGLTSGGRTVAVVDAYGYPNLERDLGVYRSQFGLPACTVSNGCLTIKDQNGGNKLPRFNSGWADETALDVDAVSAACPDCKILVVQATTASLTDLGTAVATAAKQPGVVAISNSYGGGDSADSSYGTYYNHPGIAVTASTGDNGYTGSSYPASSSYVTAVGGTSLVKNTSARGWGESAWSGSGSGCSSVNAALPAAATFGTGCAKRASADVSAVADPQTGLAVYAPSSSTTSSWTQYGGTSLSSPLIAAMYALSGNTGSSTALANSLPYTNSGKFNDVASGSTGTCSTTQWCLSGTGWDGPTGVGTPNGVGGL; translated from the coding sequence GTGAAGAAGATCCTTAGCGTTTCCGGGGCATTTTTGCTGTTGCTGAGTGCGTTCTCAGCCACAGCGCCGGCCGCAGTTGCCCAACCATCTCCGTCCGCCAATTGGCATGCGGAGAAGGTCTGCGCCGATGTCCCAGCCGGCAATGCGTCGTGCTTTGCGCTTAAGTACGTCGATGATTCAACGGCCCCGGCCAAGGCCCTGCCGCAGGGGGGACAAGCCAAGCCCGCTTCAAGCACGCCGCCTGCCACCGGCAAGACCCCCGCGGACATCCAGAGCGCCTACAACATCGCAGGCCTCACGTCCGGCGGCCGAACCGTCGCCGTCGTGGATGCCTATGGCTATCCGAACCTTGAACGCGATCTCGGCGTTTACCGCTCACAGTTCGGCCTTCCGGCATGCACGGTCAGCAACGGCTGCCTCACCATCAAGGACCAAAACGGCGGCAACAAGCTTCCCAGGTTCAATTCCGGATGGGCCGACGAAACGGCCCTCGACGTCGACGCCGTCTCGGCAGCCTGTCCGGACTGCAAGATCCTGGTAGTGCAGGCGACAACAGCGAGCCTCACCGATCTTGGTACGGCCGTGGCAACGGCCGCCAAACAGCCAGGCGTCGTGGCGATCTCCAACAGCTACGGCGGCGGCGATTCAGCAGACTCCAGCTACGGCACGTACTACAACCACCCGGGCATCGCGGTGACAGCGTCAACCGGTGACAACGGGTATACCGGCTCGTCCTACCCCGCTTCCTCGAGTTACGTCACCGCGGTGGGAGGCACATCGTTGGTCAAGAACACCAGTGCACGCGGGTGGGGCGAGTCTGCCTGGTCCGGCTCTGGATCCGGCTGCTCCAGTGTCAATGCCGCGTTGCCGGCAGCTGCCACCTTCGGTACCGGGTGCGCCAAGCGCGCCTCGGCGGACGTCTCCGCCGTCGCAGATCCGCAGACGGGATTGGCCGTGTATGCGCCGAGTAGCAGCACCACCTCGTCATGGACCCAGTACGGAGGGACCAGCCTGTCCTCACCCTTGATCGCGGCCATGTATGCGCTTTCCGGAAACACCGGCAGCTCCACGGCGCTGGCCAACTCCCTGCCATACACGAACTCCGGGAAATTCAATGATGTCGCCTCGGGTTCAACGGGCACGTGCTCTACGACCCAGTGGTGCCTTTCCGGCACCGGATGGGACGGACCGACAGGCGTCGGCACTCCGAACGGGGTCGGCGGACTCTAA
- a CDS encoding TetR/AcrR family transcriptional regulator has product MPDAAQPLPQRRLPLSRERVLGCAVDLADESGIAALTIRSLAQSMGTKPMSLYYYVANKDEILDGIVDMVFSEIELPSPAGDWREEMHRRAHGVRSALKRHPWAVGLLESRSSPGEANLRHHEATLATLRAGGFSVPMTAHAYALLDSYIYGFALQEAALPFDGRDAAPEITAPIVERFSSGQYPHMIEIATEHVLKPGYDFGDEFDFGLNLILDGLSRLMR; this is encoded by the coding sequence ATGCCGGACGCTGCCCAGCCGCTCCCCCAACGGCGCCTTCCGCTGAGCCGCGAACGTGTGCTCGGCTGCGCTGTGGATCTCGCTGACGAGTCCGGAATCGCAGCGCTGACCATCCGCTCGCTCGCCCAAAGCATGGGAACCAAGCCCATGTCGCTCTACTATTACGTGGCCAATAAGGATGAGATTCTGGATGGCATCGTGGACATGGTCTTCAGCGAAATCGAACTGCCCTCCCCCGCGGGCGATTGGCGGGAGGAAATGCACCGACGGGCGCACGGGGTGCGCAGCGCGCTCAAACGCCATCCGTGGGCGGTCGGACTGCTGGAGAGCCGCTCTTCTCCGGGCGAAGCCAACCTGCGCCACCACGAAGCGACGCTCGCGACTTTGAGGGCAGGGGGTTTTTCCGTCCCGATGACGGCCCATGCCTACGCCCTGCTCGACAGCTACATCTACGGATTCGCGCTCCAGGAAGCCGCATTGCCCTTTGACGGCCGGGACGCCGCCCCTGAGATCACAGCGCCGATTGTTGAACGATTTTCGTCCGGGCAGTATCCGCACATGATCGAGATTGCCACCGAACACGTCCTCAAACCTGGCTACGACTTTGGGGATGAGTTCGACTTCGGGCTGAACCTCATCCTTGACGGCCTCAGCCGGTTGATGAGGTGA
- a CDS encoding NAD(P)-dependent alcohol dehydrogenase, with product MTSAQHAAETPMSGGSSGGSSAAQPHASVTMRAIVQEAYGSADVLHMAQIPKPNIAENEVLVRVHAAGLDRGTWHVTRGLPYALRLAFGVRAPKNPVPGLDHAGTVVAVGAAVTRFAVGDHVFGVGKGSFAEYARASESQLALKPANISFEQASVVPVSACTALQALRTAGQLAPGQKVLILGASGGVGSYAVQLAKAAGAEVTGVCSTAKMDLVRSLGADHVLDYATQDFADGTGRFDLILDIAGNPTLARLRRALTTTGTAVITGGEEGGSWTGSIDRQFRALALSPFIGQRLTMVMGTQGVADLEYLAGLLDAGTLTPTIDRSYPLEQVPDAMRYFDAGKVRGKIAIIIIQEAQGH from the coding sequence ATGACCTCTGCCCAGCATGCTGCGGAGACTCCAATGTCGGGCGGCTCGTCGGGCGGCTCGTCCGCGGCGCAGCCGCATGCGTCCGTCACGATGCGGGCCATCGTGCAGGAAGCTTATGGCTCAGCCGACGTCCTGCACATGGCGCAGATTCCGAAACCGAACATCGCCGAGAACGAGGTGCTGGTCCGGGTCCACGCCGCAGGACTGGACCGCGGGACCTGGCATGTGACCCGGGGCCTGCCTTACGCGCTGCGCCTGGCTTTCGGCGTCCGGGCCCCGAAAAACCCTGTTCCCGGGTTGGACCACGCCGGCACGGTCGTGGCGGTCGGAGCTGCGGTGACCCGGTTCGCCGTCGGGGATCACGTCTTCGGCGTCGGAAAGGGCTCCTTCGCCGAGTACGCGAGGGCCAGCGAAAGCCAGCTCGCGCTCAAGCCCGCGAACATCAGTTTCGAACAGGCCTCGGTGGTTCCGGTTTCCGCCTGCACTGCGCTGCAAGCTCTCCGTACTGCGGGCCAGCTAGCGCCCGGACAAAAGGTGCTGATCCTTGGCGCCTCGGGCGGAGTAGGCAGTTACGCTGTTCAGCTCGCCAAAGCAGCCGGGGCCGAGGTCACAGGCGTTTGCAGCACAGCCAAAATGGACCTGGTGCGCTCGCTCGGCGCCGACCACGTCCTCGACTACGCCACGCAGGACTTCGCCGACGGCACTGGACGCTTCGATCTGATCCTGGATATCGCCGGTAATCCCACACTGGCACGCCTCCGCCGGGCACTCACCACCACCGGCACTGCCGTCATCACCGGCGGTGAGGAAGGCGGCTCCTGGACGGGCAGTATCGACAGGCAATTCCGGGCCTTGGCGCTGTCCCCGTTCATCGGCCAGCGGCTGACGATGGTCATGGGGACGCAAGGCGTTGCGGACCTCGAATACCTTGCCGGGCTGCTCGACGCCGGAACCCTCACCCCGACCATCGACCGCAGCTATCCTCTGGAACAGGTTCCAGACGCCATGCGCTATTTCGACGCCGGCAAAGTGCGGGGCAAAATCGCCATCATCATCATCCAAGAAGCCCAAGGCCACTGA
- a CDS encoding (R)-mandelonitrile lyase — translation MKLVPPTPTAKAPRERFTGDVYLDPLHNGEAPSRLVAAMVRFTPGARTNWHSHPLGQTLHCTDGIGFVATRDGSVLLMRAGDTVHTPPGEEHWHGATQDNMMCHLALVEHDNGESATWLEPVSEQAYEAAHALVRTKH, via the coding sequence ATGAAACTCGTACCCCCTACTCCCACGGCCAAAGCCCCCAGGGAGAGATTCACGGGAGATGTCTACCTCGATCCCCTCCACAATGGCGAGGCGCCCTCGCGCCTCGTGGCGGCGATGGTCCGCTTCACTCCCGGCGCCCGTACGAACTGGCATTCCCACCCCCTTGGCCAGACCCTGCACTGCACCGATGGCATCGGTTTCGTTGCTACCCGGGATGGCAGTGTGCTCCTCATGCGCGCAGGAGACACGGTCCACACGCCGCCCGGCGAGGAACACTGGCACGGTGCCACCCAAGACAACATGATGTGTCACCTGGCTTTGGTGGAGCACGACAACGGGGAGAGCGCCACGTGGCTTGAACCCGTCAGCGAGCAGGCCTACGAAGCCGCGCATGCCCTAGTCCGCACCAAACACTGA
- a CDS encoding arylsulfotransferase family protein, translated as MEQHTESGSGEREHRESHFGVSRRGFLSGAGMAGAGLLAGLGIARTGVLPGGTAPVSAATPTPVASPSPSAASTASAPAIRSFVSTALTAARVASWATGPTGAGLLLVGPMGHGTNGLIMDNHGEPIWMEPTGSGVTDLRVQAFEGQAVLTYWTGIGSGGHGAGKGVIKDVHYRTVAEVNTGNGLQADLHEFTVTPAGTALMISYPTVRHDLTSVGGPAQGYMFDCHVQEIGIRSGKVLFDWTASDHIDLTESYLRPSDNPKADGSDATKAFDPFHLNSVDESGDALLVSSRHTHTAYLIGRSDGKIRWRLGGKRSDFSMTPESVFAWQHDVRRRPNGIISMFDNHYNQGTTGTSRGLLLAVDEQARTAVVKQEFSRGGHRGDAEGNLQFLDNGHVLVGWGADPAATEFTPDGKAVFEATGLGDASYRTYRSPWTGRPDTVPDLASVPGNGSTMQLYTSWNGATEVAKWRFLTGTGPGSLSEAVTVPRRGFETSTAVAAAPRAAVEALDKSGNVLATSTVIATS; from the coding sequence GTGGAGCAGCATACGGAGTCTGGGAGTGGCGAGCGGGAACACCGCGAATCCCACTTCGGGGTGAGCCGACGTGGGTTCCTGAGCGGGGCCGGGATGGCAGGCGCCGGATTGCTCGCCGGACTCGGCATCGCCAGGACAGGTGTGTTGCCCGGGGGAACGGCCCCGGTCAGCGCAGCTACTCCGACGCCGGTGGCGTCGCCCTCGCCGTCGGCGGCCAGTACGGCTTCCGCCCCTGCAATCCGCAGCTTCGTTTCCACCGCTTTGACTGCTGCCCGCGTTGCCAGCTGGGCTACCGGGCCTACGGGCGCCGGCCTCCTGTTAGTGGGACCGATGGGCCACGGCACCAACGGGCTGATCATGGACAACCACGGGGAACCGATATGGATGGAACCCACAGGTTCCGGCGTGACGGACCTTCGCGTGCAAGCCTTCGAAGGCCAAGCGGTACTGACTTATTGGACTGGAATCGGAAGCGGTGGCCACGGTGCAGGAAAGGGCGTCATCAAGGACGTCCACTACCGAACCGTGGCCGAAGTCAACACAGGCAACGGGCTGCAAGCGGATCTGCACGAATTCACCGTCACCCCCGCCGGTACGGCGTTGATGATCTCCTACCCGACCGTCCGGCATGACCTGACGTCGGTGGGCGGACCCGCGCAGGGCTACATGTTTGACTGCCATGTCCAGGAAATCGGCATCCGTTCCGGCAAGGTCCTCTTCGACTGGACGGCCTCGGACCACATTGACCTGACTGAGTCCTATCTGCGCCCGTCCGACAACCCCAAGGCCGACGGTTCCGACGCCACGAAAGCGTTCGATCCGTTCCACCTCAATTCCGTGGACGAGAGCGGGGACGCCCTCCTCGTTTCGTCTCGCCACACGCACACCGCCTACTTGATTGGCCGTTCGGATGGGAAGATCCGCTGGCGTTTGGGCGGGAAACGCAGCGACTTCTCGATGACTCCGGAATCTGTGTTCGCTTGGCAGCATGATGTTCGGCGCCGGCCCAACGGCATCATCAGCATGTTCGACAACCATTACAACCAAGGCACCACCGGGACATCGCGGGGGCTGCTCCTCGCCGTCGACGAACAGGCGCGCACCGCCGTCGTCAAGCAGGAGTTCAGCAGGGGCGGCCACCGGGGCGACGCCGAAGGGAACCTGCAGTTCCTGGATAACGGGCATGTCCTGGTGGGCTGGGGAGCGGACCCCGCCGCCACGGAATTCACTCCCGATGGGAAAGCCGTGTTCGAGGCGACCGGACTGGGCGACGCCTCCTACCGCACGTACCGCTCGCCGTGGACGGGCCGCCCGGACACCGTCCCTGACCTGGCATCGGTGCCCGGCAACGGGTCCACGATGCAGCTCTACACGAGCTGGAACGGTGCAACCGAGGTTGCCAAGTGGAGGTTCCTCACGGGAACGGGCCCTGGGTCCTTGTCCGAAGCGGTGACGGTCCCGCGTCGAGGCTTTGAGACGTCGACGGCGGTGGCCGCCGCGCCGAGGGCCGCCGTCGAGGCTTTGGACAAGTCCGGCAACGTTCTGGCGACGTCGACGGTCATCGCCACTTCCTGA
- a CDS encoding purine-cytosine permease family protein produces the protein MSTTTDKGSGRGLEVRSIDYVPLNERHGKVSHIGPLWFVSNAQIATLAVGLISITTGGNLIWSLLAIAIGVLVGTLFMAAHSSQGPQLGLPQMIQSRPQFGYIGALLVWLFAYLQYAGFNIFNTILAGQAIQESVNVGSQNLWFWVVTIVAVVIALFGYDLIHAFERYLTYLTIIMLALLTIAAVKLVIPAGAYNLADFHLVPFLGQLGVAAGYQISWAIYVSDYSRYLPPSSGRGTFRWTFWGSALGGIWVMFLGAYIGAAAGENFETIGSIKSTADQLFGGFGGIALFVAALGLLSVTALNMYGGSLTLISSIDSVRQIRPTLRLRIITISITALISVVLANLASADFLANFNDFLLLVLYFFIPWTAVNLTDYFIVRKGHYAIAEIFKPDGIYGRWGWPGIISYLVGFVLMIPFFSAGKLFVGFIAHALDGADISLFIGLPVSAGLYWLMTRRIDVEAETRMAKEEADALEAAAHEHLLP, from the coding sequence ATGAGCACTACCACGGACAAAGGATCGGGCCGCGGACTGGAGGTCCGGTCGATCGACTACGTTCCATTGAACGAGCGGCACGGCAAGGTCTCGCACATCGGGCCGTTGTGGTTTGTCAGCAATGCCCAGATCGCCACCCTGGCCGTAGGGTTGATCAGCATCACCACCGGCGGCAACCTGATCTGGTCGCTGCTCGCGATCGCCATCGGCGTGCTCGTCGGGACGCTTTTCATGGCGGCGCACTCCTCGCAAGGCCCCCAACTCGGCCTGCCACAAATGATCCAGTCCCGGCCGCAATTCGGCTACATCGGCGCCCTGCTGGTTTGGCTCTTCGCCTACCTCCAGTACGCGGGCTTCAACATCTTCAACACCATCCTGGCAGGCCAAGCCATCCAGGAATCGGTCAACGTCGGGTCCCAAAACCTCTGGTTCTGGGTAGTCACCATTGTTGCCGTCGTCATCGCTTTGTTCGGCTACGACCTCATCCACGCCTTTGAGCGCTACCTGACCTACCTGACCATCATCATGCTTGCGCTGCTCACCATTGCAGCCGTCAAGCTGGTCATACCCGCCGGCGCATACAACCTGGCCGACTTCCACCTGGTGCCGTTCCTGGGCCAGCTGGGGGTCGCGGCCGGCTACCAGATCTCCTGGGCCATCTACGTCTCGGACTACTCCCGCTACCTTCCGCCGTCCAGCGGGCGCGGCACCTTCCGCTGGACGTTCTGGGGCAGCGCCCTTGGCGGTATTTGGGTGATGTTCCTGGGCGCATACATCGGTGCCGCAGCCGGGGAAAACTTCGAAACCATCGGCTCGATCAAATCCACCGCCGACCAGCTCTTCGGCGGATTCGGTGGCATCGCCTTGTTCGTCGCCGCCTTGGGCTTGCTTTCCGTGACGGCCCTGAACATGTACGGCGGTTCGCTGACCCTCATATCGTCCATCGACAGTGTCCGGCAAATCCGGCCGACCCTGAGGCTCCGGATCATCACGATCTCCATCACCGCCCTCATTTCCGTGGTCCTGGCGAACCTTGCCTCGGCCGACTTCCTCGCCAACTTCAACGACTTCCTGCTGCTGGTGCTGTACTTCTTCATTCCGTGGACCGCGGTCAACCTCACCGACTACTTCATCGTCCGCAAGGGCCACTACGCCATCGCGGAGATCTTCAAGCCGGACGGGATCTACGGACGCTGGGGCTGGCCTGGCATCATCTCCTACCTGGTCGGCTTTGTGCTGATGATCCCCTTCTTCTCGGCCGGTAAGCTCTTCGTCGGGTTCATAGCCCACGCCCTTGACGGCGCCGACATCTCCCTGTTTATCGGGCTCCCCGTCTCCGCCGGGCTGTATTGGCTGATGACCCGGCGCATCGACGTCGAGGCAGAGACCCGCATGGCCAAGGAAGAGGCCGATGCCCTGGAGGCAGCCGCGCACGAACACCTCCTGCCGTAA